A window from Gossypium raimondii isolate GPD5lz chromosome 7, ASM2569854v1, whole genome shotgun sequence encodes these proteins:
- the LOC105800576 gene encoding rab escort protein 1: protein MDDIPPYPPIDPTTFDLIVIGTGLPESIIAAASSTASKSVLHLDPNPFYGSHFSSLPLADLPSFLSSHSTSPSPPRSPSSDDPNEFSLLEFATRPLYSSIDISTFSPNLLDQHSRKFNLDVAGPRVFFCAEKSIELLLRTGTNQYMEFKSVDATFVGDNKGNLWSVPDSRAAIFKDKSLGLVEKNKLMRFFKLVQGHLAGEQDIKISEEDLQSPFVDFLNKMGLPPKIKSFILYAIAMADYDQEDTGVCRDLLKTKDGIDQLALYNASIGRFQNASGAFLYPIYGQGELSQAFCRRAAVKGCLYVLRMPVTALLVDKDTGCYKGVRLASGQDIFSQKLILDPTFKVTLPSGSSPPLPLKEKLPFFSLKDDKGKIARGICITKTSLKPDISNFLVVYPPRSLFPEQVTSIRLLQIASNLAVCLPGMFVLYISALCNDDDQGKKLIHAVMNTLLTVPLDSESNAAVQSETAENGSAVQDETSESSSGGPSDSGEEKPTLLWSALYSQELTLGQVDFICSTPMPDGKLNYNDLIDTTFKIFQEIYPGEEFFPETSLENPEGDGDASPET from the exons ATGGACGACATCCCACCCTATCCCCCAATTGATCCAACCACCTTCGACCTCATCGTCATAGGCACCGGCCTTCCCGAATCCATCATAGCCGCCGCCTCCTCTACCGCCTCTAAATCCGTCCTTCACCTGGATCCCAATCCCTTCTATGGCTCCCACTTCTCCTCTCTCCCTCTTGCCGATCTCCCCTCCTTCCTCTCCTCCCACTCGACCTCACCATCACCACCACGCTCACCTTCTTCCGACGACCCTAAcgaattttctctcttggaattTGCTACTCGTCCTCTCTATTCCTCTATCGATATCTCCACTTTTTCTCCTAACCTCCTTGATCAACACTCTAGAAAGTTCAACCTCGATGTGGCTGGACCTAGGGTTTTCTTTTGCGCCGAAAAATCTATTGAATTGCTACTAAGAACTGGAACCAACCAGTACATGGAGTTCAAGAGTGTTGACGCCACTTTCGTTGGGGACAACAAGGGCAACCTCTGGAGTGTGCCGGATTCCAGAGCTGCCATATTCAAAGACAAGAGCCTGGGACTCGTGGAGAAGAACAAGTTAATGAGGTTCTTCAAGCTGGTGCAGGGACACTTGGCTGGCGAACAAGACATCAAGATTTCCGAAGAAGATTTGCAGAGTCCGTTTGTTGACTTCTTGAACAAAATGGGATTGCCGCCCAAAATTAAATC GTTTATATTGTATGCTATAGCAATGGCGGATTATGATCAAGAAGATACCGGAGTTTGTAGAGATTTGCTCAAGACAAAAGATGGGATCGATCAGTTGGCTTTGTATAATGCATCTATTGGCAG GTTTCAAAATGCATCTGGGGCTTTCTTATATCCTATCTATGGGCAAGGAGAACTATCACAAGCTTTTTGCCGTCGTGCTGCTGTCAAAGGTTGCCTTTAT GTATTGCGTATGCCGGTTACTGCATTGCTTGTAGACAAG GATACCGGGTGTTATAAGGGTGTTAGATTAGCTTCAGGTCAGGATATATTCAGCCAGAAACTGATCCTTGATCCAACCTTTAAGGTAACATTACCATCAGGATCATCCCCGCCACTTCCACTTAAAGAAAAGCTTCCCTTTTTCAGTCTGAAGGATGATAAAGGAAAGATAGCAAGGGGAATATGCATCACAAAGACTTCTTTGAAGCCTGATATATCGAACTTTTTGGTTGTATATCCTCCAAGAT CATTGTTTCCTGAACAGGTTACTTCAATCAGACTTCTCCAAATAGCTAGCAATTTGGCTGTTTGTCTGCCAGGCAT GTTTGTGTTATATATCTCAGCATTATGTAATGATGATGATCAAGGAAAGAAGTTAATTCATGCAGTCATGAACACGCTTCTTACAGTTCCTCTAGATTCTGAAAGTAATGCTGCAGTTCAAAGTGAGACTGCAGAAAATGGTAGTGCAGTTCAAGATGAGACTTCAGAAAGTAGTTCTGGAGGTCCAAGTGATTCTGGAGAAGAAAAACCTACTCTACTATGGAGTGCGTTGTATAGTCAGGAGCTAACTTTG GGTCAAGTTGATTTTATCTGTTCAACTCCCATGCCAGATGGTAAACTGAACTACAATGATCTCATAGATACGACTTTTAAG ATATTTCAGGAGATTTACCCTGGGGAAGAATTCTTTCCGGAGACATCCTTAGAGAATCCTGAGGGTGATGGTGATGCTTCTCCGGAGACATAA